The Parasteatoda tepidariorum isolate YZ-2023 chromosome X2, CAS_Ptep_4.0, whole genome shotgun sequence genome includes a region encoding these proteins:
- the LOC122271358 gene encoding uncharacterized protein, producing the protein MTDIGTALHEAAMYGKLEVVKLLLDYGVDPNLENSRKRTVFDILEDLNTSIAKQIEDVIKDHMTLIKLDVESDESLEPVAPPQGYVMGSHPDSILSDRCSLSEITPPRQFCSPSIDESLYDVPPPPKLVNKNTSRVNDSLDSLTASHSQDSCFDQTSCSSCSPSKCDSSVYENNIYQNVDSDSLLYEIPPPPSFFATKRFSDPLQQCSIYQNEEKDIFDTSEVTAWRLQNSYIPMLPSNSCSNRPRAPAKPPRKSVSPHSSESKSSQRSSYEFLCLASSGMHECSPKFLDKNKNNSKLLNYSNSYHKSDYVDMANRAITTYENHNIICANGLDFQTKAPDKEDYNYSSSINKFSEILPLKLFSDDLSKKGNSFNNLMPSKSTPALHASRHTLDQVVPTITKELSFQKPNFLNIPNKIVEIPTNYEQPPTPDNPPPSPGTAEIGIHEKIHPTGQVSSIAIFINPVLDENT; encoded by the exons atg acaGACATTGGAACAGCTTTGCATGAGGCAGCTATGTATGGAAAGCTAGAAGTTGTAAAGTTGCTCTTAGATTatg GCGTTGATCCTAATCTAGAGAACTCTCGAAAACGAACAGTGTTTGATATCCTTGAGGATTTGAATACTTCAATAGCTAAGCAAATTGAAGATGTCATCAAAG ATCACATGACTTTAATAAAACTTGATGTTGAAAGTGATGAGTCTCTTGAACCTGTTGCACCACCTCAAGGGTATGTAATGGGATCACACCCTGATTCTATATTAAGTGACAGGTGTAGTCTGTCAGAAATTACACCTCCTCGTCAGTTTTGCTCACCATCAATTGATGAAAGTTTATATGATGTACCACCACCTCCAAAGTTAGTTAACAAAAATACGTCGag agTAAATGACAGCTTGGATTCTCTTACTGCTTCACATTCTCAAGATTCTTGCTTTGATCAAACTTCCTGTAGTAGCTGTAGTCCATCTAAATGTGATTCATCTgtttatgaaaacaatatttatcaaaatgttgaTTCTGATAGTCTTCTATATGAAATTCCACCTCCACCATCTTTTTTTGCTACAAAGCGATTTTCTGATCCATTGCAGCAGTGCTCTATATATCAGAATGAAGAAAAAg atatatttGATACATCTGAAGTTACAGCTTGGAGATTACAAAACAGCTATATTCCAATGCTACCGTCTAATTCCTGCAGTAACCGTCCTCGG GCTCCTGCCAAGCCTCCTCGAAAATCAGTCAGTCCACATTCTTCCGAATCAAAATCATCCCAAAGAAgtagttatgaatttttgtgTTTAGCATCTAGTGGGATGCATGAATGCTCACCAAAGTTccttgataaaaacaaaaataattcaaaacttttaaattattcaaattcttaCCATAAATCAGATTATGTAGACATGGCCAACAGAGCCATTACAACTTATGAAAATCACAATATTATATGTGCCAATGGACTTGACTTTCAGACAAAAGCACCTGATAAAGAAGATTATAATTATTCGTCGtccattaataaattttctgaaatattacctttaaaattattcagtgaTGATTTGAGCAAGAAAGGAAACTCTTTCAACAATCTAATGCCATCTAAAAGTACGCCTGCTCTTCATGCATCACGGCATACTTTAGATCAAGTAGTTCCTACAATTACTAAAGAACTTAGTTTTCAAAAACCAAACTTCCTAAATATTCctaataaaatagttgaaattccTACTAATTATGAGCAACCTCCTACGCCTGATAATCCTCCACCATCTCCAGGGACTGCTGAAATTggaattcatgaaaaaattcatCCTACTGGTCAGGTAAGCAGTATTGCTATTTTCATTAATCCTGTTTTAGATGAAAATACCTAG